The genomic region caacaacaccagcagcacagCCAGCAGGCACAGCAACAGAAGCGGGCGAGGCAATCGTAATGAGGACATTAACCGGGTTGATGTTGATGCTTCGCAGGGCTGTTTTAGTTTTCTAACTTCTTTCTATTCACATCATAACGGTGTCGCTCAGCTACTTCTCGCAAACCCTAGACCGCTCTTTATGCGCAACTCTTCCGGAATCGTAAAAGGTTAAATTGTTGAAGATTATTGCTACTTAAAATAACAGGTACTGGTTCAATGGTCGTGGCCGAAGCAACAGCAATTAGCCTGCCCAAGTCGGCCATGCCACTAAcgttacttttatttattccgtaaaaagttttgattgcaatggaaaaacacaaacctagAAATAGCtggaaaagattaaaatataatttgctCATGAATGAGATCGACAAAGTTAAATGAGTTGACGATCAGACGATCTAGTATGTACCACTTCGTGACTCTAATCAAACAATTGCGTTCCGTAGCGTTGATTCCATTCACGGTGTTTCTGGGCTAGCTCCACACAACCGGGACGTTGCTGCTCAAACGCTTTACAGAGCATGGGGAAGTGTAGCTCTTCTTCTCGTTCAAGCTTGCCCGAGCCCACGGGACGTCGATCGTTAAGTTTGTCCCTGAGCAACATCATCGATGCTTCTTTGCACGCCAGCCGCACCTCATCTCCGGTCCATCCTTCCGAGAGAGTGATAATCTGTTGGATTTCTTGCTCCGGCCAAGATTTAACAGTGGGCAAAAGGTGCTCGATCAGCTCCTTCCGTCCATCGGCCGTCGGAAGATCGACTAGAATCTTTCGTTCGAACCGCCGTAGAAATGCTGGGTCAATTTCCCAGGGAAGGTTGGTGCTGGCCAGCAAAAACACTCGCTCCCGTCCTTCGCCACCGTTCGCTTCATTGGCCGCGGCACTTTCTAACCCATCGATGAGGGAAAGGAACTCGTTTTTGAAGCGCTTAGATGCTTCATGCTCGCGTATGGTATCACGCCGCGATGCTAAACTGTCGAACTCGTCGATAAAGATGATGGATGGGGCGTAAAATTTAGCCACCTCGTACAAGATGCGGATTAGCTTTTCCGACTCGCCGCGCCACTTGGAGATAAGTGTGCTTGCGGTGGTGCTGAAGAAGGTGACCGATTCGCGCGTCTCCGAGCAGAGCGTCCTTGCGAGAAGCGTCTTCCCGGTCCCGGGGGCACCGTGCAGTAACACGCACCGCCAAGGTTGTGCCAATCCGACGAACAACTCCGGATGCTCGAGGGGCGCGATCACACTCTCCTTCAGCACCTTGATTGGGCCGGGTAGGCCTTTGATGCTCTCCCAGCGTTGACGTAGGTCCTTGCGGATTAAATCCCGACAGACTTCCTCCGCAAGGTCCTTCCATTCGCTGGTGAAGTGATCCTGTAAACGCACCAGCAATTTCGGATTAGCTGCCGGAACGGCTGGATGTCCTTCAGCGGGCTCGGTGGCATGGGCTTGATTCCCGGGTATAACGCGGAGCATGTTTTGCAGTTCTTCGCCGGTTGAGGTAAGTGAGAGCAGAGGGTCCTTACCGTCTGGCTTCAATCCAATCGGCGCTGGTGTTTTCCGGCGTGCACCAGAATACTTCCTCTGTACCGACGGAAGCAGCCCAACCGATTCTGTACGTTTTACGATGCGAGGCTGTTTCCCGAACTTCAGCAGAAAATAGCTGCAAAAATCCTGATAGATTGTATCCAGATCGATGTTGTCGCACACCTCGTACTCGGATGTTAGATGGGTTTCGTCGATCAGCATCTGGCGCGTTTGATGAAGGCCCATTGATGACAAATAGTTCGCCACCAGATAGAGAATGTTCCGTCGTCTTTCATAGATACTACGACGATCTTGCTGTATTACAACAGAAACAAAGCTTTCAAATTCACTAGATTATTTTGGGATAATCTCAGCAAAACTTACCTCAAAAGACATGTTTTCACGTGAtgatttgataattttatcCAGAAAATTTCAAACCTTCCACTCTCCAACAAGGCACCTTATGAATAGCCAAGGAGACAAGAGAACGAACATAGTTTTCCCAGACCCTACTTTGTTTGCTAGTCCTAGCAACGGACTCTCCATTGGAAACGCACTGGAAATGCGTATCGATACGCCACTACAAACTCTTCGACAAACTGTTTTAATTGTCGATAACTTGTTTTATGAGCTTTGCAACGGCGCTGATCGATATGGTTGGCGTAGGGATTGTAACCATATAAATTTAGACCGTTCAAACGTGAAGCGCCTAGCGCGAGGACAAAACGCAAAAAAggtcgtgggttcgaatctccAGTCTGTCTGATGTTACGAACGAATGTCCACCGATCTACGATATTTTGTCGAATccttgaataaataaatttgattgaaattttcactcattaaaattaaactttattaACTTCTTTTCTAAACAATACCCAcatctcttttcttttctaaatAATACCCAAAATGAAGATCGCTTTATCGGTACATTggtcatttaaaatatttctatgCATTACAGGTATATCTTGGCGTATATTATCAAGGCCCATCTGGACGATTGTGTTTTGATGATAAgaagtattttatttcttctagGTCAATGATATAAAACGTGGGAACATCAATAAGGAATACGTGGAATTGGAGGGAAGATTGACTATTATCAGCTATGAGCGAGTAAACCAGGGTTATTCGATTAGAGACCGCAATCAGAATCAACGTGAGATATCAGTTATTAGTGACTGGTATAGTTTGCTAGATGGATCATCCATTTATGTTCATGTTTTATTGGATAATGTTAGCGTCGggaaataataacaacaagATAGCCCGAGAGATACTGACCGAttggaaagataaaaattCCGCGATTGTAttcttataaaataaaacgtatGGACGCACAGATGTCAGTACCATTTGAAATTGGAAACGTGTTAGCAAGACATAGCGATGAAACTGTCCGGATTACTTGTGCTCGTAACGAGTTGCTGCACTTTGGCAGCCATCGTTCCTAAAAGGGTGGCGGCACCATATCTGTTCGACAAATTACGCCGTACCTCTTTCGCGAGTGTCGCCAATCCCCACAGCACAGCAAACATAACGGAGGAGTTCTTTACAACGGCGGTCGATCACTTTAACCATCAACATCAAGCAACCTGGAACAACCGGTACCTATCGATGATGGACCATTTCGTCCCGACCGGACCGGTGCTGATCTTCCTGGCCGGTGATGTGCCTGTGGCTGGTTCGATGATTGACGAGAGCACATTGATAAACGAGATGGCCCGCGATCTAGGGGGTGCGGTGTTTGCTTTGGAAACGCGATTCTATGGAGAGAGTCTCCCTACGGAGTAAGAAAAATTCTTAAGTAGTTGTTCTTTGCTTGTGAACTCATCTAATTTGCGTAATTTGTTAATTGATTTCCTACATCGCAGAGATTTGAGCGTGGATAATCTGCGGCTCCTCAATACCGATCAAATCCTAGCAGATGTGGCCGACTTTGTAGTTCATCTGCGGCGCACGGTGATCGGTAACCCGTTCGCCCACGTCCTAGTGGTTGGCACGGGTCTTGGCGGAGGGCTTGCAACCTGGTTTCGAGTACGTTATCCCCACCTAACAGATGCCGCGTGGTCCTCGAGTGGATACGTAAACGCCGTGTACGACTTCCAAGACTTTTCGTCCAGTTGGGCAAACACGGCCATTGAATTCGGTAGCCAAGAGTGCTACAATCGGATCTTCATTGCATTCCACGTGGCCCAGAATCTGATCGACGCCGGTTTCGCACGGTTGATGTACGAGAAGTTTAATATTTGCGAACCCATAGACGGCGACGACCGCATTCACGTGGCGTACTTCTTCAGCGTGTTGATGACGTCGGTCGAAGTGTACACGCTGCGCAGTGGAAAGTGAGTGTTGGCCTTTGAAGGTAGTGGATTGTTGGGAATTATTTATAATCGAATGAACCCCATTTAGCCTCGCGGACTTTACGACGGTTTGCCAGGAAATTACCGACGACACTTTTCCTACATCACTGGACGCCTACGCGTACTGGTTCAACAAACGCTTCGACGAAGATATTGGTTGCGTAATCGTGGACCTAGACACCGTTGCTGAATCGTTCCGGGATGTTTCCCCCACGGATGAAATCAACGCGTCCGGTGCACGCCAGTTCCTCTACCAGCAGTGCACTGAGTTTGGGTGGTTCTTTACGACGGACTCCGACCTGCAACCTTTCGGCGAGCGTATCCAGATGGAGCTGTACTACGAGCTGTGCCGGCGGGTGTTTGGCGATTGGGTTACACCGGAGGTTATGTACTGGGCGACGGACAGGACGAACAATCGTTTCGGTGGCAGCTCACCCAATGTCATGCAGGTGCACTTCACTAACGGGGCACAGGATCCGTGGCGATACACTAGCGTGGTGGACGACCTGAATGTATACGCACAGGCCGATGTAATTCCTAGAGAGCTTGCTGGTTCAGATTTGGGGGCCATTTCTGAAGAGAATGACTCCGCTGAGCTGTTGGACGTCaaacgacggctgaaggagataTTAGCAGGGTATCTGTTTCCCTTTAATCCAAGAAGGAGTGAATTGTGATATCCCGGCTACACTTAAGAAACATTCAATATAAAATTTTCACCACAAACAACCTTAGAAAGCTATATTTTAAGAACAATAGACAATCatttgttgatgttgatcACACATGCTGATGGATCGGCTCAAAATCTTCAAAGATCCAGGTGTCAATTAGCGTTCTCGTGCGTTCCTTGGCCGCGATCAGCTCCTCCGAGTCGTACTCGTAGTCGATCGAGTCCAAATCCGGCGATACAAATGTCCCAGGGATGAGCGTCGCGggtgttttttcgttcaaaTCCTCCAGCAGGCTTCCCACGCGGTACGGATCAACCCCACCGTTTGTGAAGTGTCCTCTCTCGATGGCCGGATTAAGTCCACCGAAGCGCGTGTTGGTTGAGCGCAGTTGACGCTCGATTACCTCCTCCGTGAGCCATTCGCCGAAGGCACTCTGGCAAACAGCGGCAAAGAAGGACCGATCGATCAGATTTCCGAACGGTTGCTCCTCGGATTCGGTCGTCGGGAAGAAGCCCTCCTCGGTACACTGAAGATACAGCCGCTGCCTGTGTCCGGCCTGGAGGGGCGCTGCGTTGAAGTTTGTCTCGAGATACGGGGCCATGTAGCTGTCGAAGTTCATGTCGACACACTGTTCGTACTGGTGCTCCCGAGCGAACCAGTCAATCAGCGCATTCAGGCTGCTGTCCCGCTCCTCCTCAAGTTCCTCACACATCTCTCGGATGGCATTCGTGTTTCGAAGGTGAAGCATCTCGAACTCGATGTTATCACGCAGCCCAAGCAGGAATGCCCGAACGTCCTGTTCATTCTCCGTATCGAGTGATTCGCACAGATGAAACTCGGTCGAAAGGAGCTCCGTCAGGCCAAGGGTGGCCATGTTTTGAGCCACTCGGAACCCACTCCAGATCGTGCTGTAGCATGCATCACTTCCGTACTGTCGGATGCTCTCCCCGAGCGCTTCATTGTACCCGGCGAATGCAAAGTCCGCCTGAATGGCTCCACTCGAAACCCAGACACCGTTGGCCAGATGTGGGTACTTCTGTCGGAACCAGGTGGCAAGGGCGCCACCATACGCGGTACCCATGAGGATAACCTTTGCGGATGGATTGCGTACGACGTTCTCCTTAAGGTACGTTATCCATTCGGCCAGATCGGCCAATGCCTGATCAGCGTTTAGGAAGTCCATATTTTCGGAAGATGCATCTCTAAGACGGATAAATGGTTAAGAAAaaccaagaagaaaaattaatgcCAAAACGATCGATATTTGTCTCAAATTCATTATTTCGTACTCGACCGGAAGACTATAGCCGAAGTAGCGTAACTCGTTGGTGAACAGATAGGCGCCCTCTAGATAAGCAGTATCGTAGAACAAACCCTCGGTGATCCAACGAGTCTGTATGGGACCAGCGGCACCAACCACGACGAATATGGGCCCTCTGCCGTACGCAAATTCATCGTTCATGTAGTACCGCATGGCGAACGTATCCTGATTGCGGGGATTGAAGTGGTCAACACGAGTCTCGAACCATCCTTCGCGCACCATCCGCTGACTAGAGCTAGACACCACGTCACTGCACAGGGCACCGATTGCTAACAGCGCTATGAATAATGTCTTCATTGCTGCGACCGTAATCCTTGCGAACGTTTCCTAATATAAGTGCACCCCACCGAACGATATCAAGTGGAAAACTGTAACCCTACTGGTCGGGTACACGGTAGCAAAGATGCAGCTTTTATACCACCCATGAGGTTCCGATTATCTCCCACCAGTATTATCGCATGAAGGCGATAATCTTACCTCCATATCTCATGTGAATGTGTATCATTCGACGAAAGAAATCGAGTTCGACTACTCTTTCCTTtagctttatttttaactgGGATGAATTTCTTTAGTATGAAGTAACCAGTTTATATTCCCACCATTCAAAAAAGGGAATCGACTTGATACTTTAGGACCACTGGTTCGTGAAGGTTCTTGCCCGACATTATTACGCCCATTACTTCCGTCCGCGGTCGGCCTATCGCATCGATAAGCATCCATTTTATCAGCGTACAGCACTCGCAGTGGATGGATcgctttttctattttttacaCACTCCAAAAATTGTCGCTGTTGTATATCGTCGATTAATTGAATTTACAATTCATAATATCACCCGCAGCGACCACCCGGTATATTGACCAGACCGATAACGAACCGTGCTGCTATCAACAGACTGTcgtatgtgtgtatatatgGTAAAAGTCGTGGTAAGGTAGAGGATTTTATCTTGAGCCAAAATTTTCCCCAATctgtaaattgtaaatataAATGGTAAATCAGCTAATAAGCTTAATCTGCTTAATCGTAAGGCTTCGAGCaaagatagaaaaattgaTACCTCACTCCATAGTTTGAAACACGTGCGAGGaacttttggtttttgaaaaaaggaacaGGAAGATAAATTCCCTCCTCCATCCGATATCTTTCCCTAATTCACATCCTGTTCCGCTTTAGTATATCGATATGATATTATTGTTACGCCATAGTGTCAAACAatgagaaataaataataataataaatggatTCTGATTCACATCAATAATCAAAGAACATGCATCCGACTGAAAAAAACAGTTACAATTATTCGAAGAACCATCGCTCGAATGCAATGCTCGAAACGCATACATAAGCCTCTCTTTGCATACTTTGAGGCACAACTCTGCGAAACCAGTAGAACATCTATGGAATGGTTAGTTTTACTGACTATGTGCATACCTTATAGGCGCTTAACAGAAATTGTAATAAACATCCATGTAAGGGATCATGGTGTGTTAAACACCTTAGCATTGAGATTTAGTGGGCATTGTGGGcgcttacaaaaaaaaacgttttttaatgTACTATTCTTTACACACATTAAACTTAAACTCTTGCTTTAAAATCGACCTCCACGCAAATTTTCATGACGtgtacaaataataaaaataatgttcccACGTTAGGACAGCAGAGTTAGGAAGTTCAGATTAAGATTTATTAATCTTAACACTCTGGCGTCCGGATACACGTATAAGTGTAATGAACCAGTATCGGCTGTTTGCATAAATGTTGAGATATACCGATTCAATACGCTCGATCTAAGCACATCGCTCGATCTTTGCACATGAGAGAATCATAAAggtccatgaaagattcatcttcGGTTTATAAAGAAATATCAAAGCttcgaaataattttcaatgttttgagattcgaatcgtcaaagattcatgaatcaatccGATCGATTCGTGTGGGAAAGATccatataaataaatttccccAAAAGATTAACTAGGCACAACTCTATAGGGTATGGGTTAAGTTGGAGATACGTTTAGCGAATGATAACAACCATATCAGCTGGCGTCGGCAAGGTTTCTATCGGAACGTTTTACAACTTCTTCCTGACCATCGGTCATCGGAAATTCCGGTGCAATAGAACATTATGGTATGTTATTAACCTCCACCCCAGCACCAATCCTGTCTGATGTCATTTGCCTGAAGGACGCCGCCCGCCGATTTAAAAGCCAGACGCATACGCACCTTGAAGGACTCTTGTCATAATGTTACCTTCCAAAGCATTCGTTCTTCTCTCGGCGTTCTTTGCGCTTGCCGTTGTCAACGGTTCACCGGCGGATGTACGTGCTCCTGGTGTGAAGAGCACGCGCATGCTGCAGGGATTGCAGCGACACTTTGTTCGACCGGTAGTGCCAGTAGACTTCGTACCTCAAGAGGATCATATCACCGGAGGTCGCTTCCGAACGCGTGTCGATCACTTCGACCCGCAAAACCGGGACACATTCGAGTTTAGTTACTTTTCGAACGATGAGTTCTATCAGCCCGGGGGACCGATCTTTATCTTCGTTGGAGGCAACTTCGCGATGACGACGTACTACATCACTCACGGGCTGCTGTACGACACGGCTGCCCGGGACCATGCATGGCTGTTCACCAACGAGCATCGCTACTATGGTACCAGCACTCCGGTTTCGTAAGTAACACAGCTACCAGCATCGGAATAGTTCTCAGGAGTACGACTTCTTTTCCTACCTGTCTTCTAGTGACTATTCCACGGAAAATCTTCGTTTCCTTAAATCGGAGCAAGCCTTGATGGATCTTATCGAGTGGATCGACCATCTGAGGAATAACGTGGTAAGGGATCCGCGGGCTAAGGTGATCCTCGTTGGAGTAGGATATGCAGGAGCATTGGCCACCTGGGCACGCCAACGTTTCCCGAACATCATTGATGGGGCATGGGGTGCCGGTGCCACTGTGTTGGCCAGCTTCGACTTTCAGGAACACGCCGTCGACGTTGGTAGCATGATCCGCCGGTTCGGAGGAGACGATTGTCACAGTCTGCTTTGGGTTGCATTCCGCACCGCACAGTACCTGATGGACGCCGACCGAGATGAGACGGTCACGAATCTTATCAACACTTGCGAGCCGATTGAGCCAGGCAATCTGCTAGACCAAGAGACTCTGTTCTATCACCTGAAGCTGGCCGTGCAGGAAGCGATGCTCGAGGACCAGGATACGGCTAAGATTCGTACCGTATGCGAGACCATGCTGAACGCGACGGAAGGAACCGCCCTGGAGGATCTTGGCGGTTGGCTGCGGGGATACTATGCGAATTTGCCATGTATGCCATTCGACTTCGAATCCAATATGGAAGCCGGTCAGGTATTAGCCCCGGGTGCACCGGAAAACTCCATCCTCGGAATACGTCAAACGCAGTACCAGGCGTGTACAGAGTTTGGCTGGTTCCGTACGACCGATGCGGATGACCAACCGTTCGGTGATCGCGTGACGATGCACTTCTTCCTTGAGGCATGCCGTGCTCTTT from Anopheles coustani chromosome 3, idAnoCousDA_361_x.2, whole genome shotgun sequence harbors:
- the LOC131259410 gene encoding katanin p60 ATPase-containing subunit A-like 2, which gives rise to MSFEQDRRSIYERRRNILYLVANYLSSMGLHQTRQMLIDETHLTSEYEVCDNIDLDTIYQDFCSYFLLKFGKQPRIVKRTESVGLLPSVQRKYSGARRKTPAPIGLKPDGKDPLLSLTSTGEELQNMLRVIPGNQAHATEPAEGHPAVPAANPKLLVRLQDHFTSEWKDLAEEVCRDLIRKDLRQRWESIKGLPGPIKVLKESVIAPLEHPELFVGLAQPWRCVLLHGAPGTGKTLLARTLCSETRESVTFFSTTASTLISKWRGESEKLIRILYEVAKFYAPSIIFIDEFDSLASRRDTIREHEASKRFKNEFLSLIDGLESAAANEANGGEGRERVFLLASTNLPWEIDPAFLRRFERKILVDLPTADGRKELIEHLLPTVKSWPEQEIQQIITLSEGWTGDEVRLACKEASMMLLRDKLNDRRPVGSGKLEREEELHFPMLCKAFEQQRPGCVELAQKHREWNQRYGTQLFD
- the LOC131271451 gene encoding putative serine protease K12H4.7 — its product is MLPSKAFVLLSAFFALAVVNGSPADVRAPGVKSTRMLQGLQRHFVRPVVPVDFVPQEDHITGGRFRTRVDHFDPQNRDTFEFSYFSNDEFYQPGGPIFIFVGGNFAMTTYYITHGLLYDTAARDHAWLFTNEHRYYGTSTPVSDYSTENLRFLKSEQALMDLIEWIDHLRNNVVRDPRAKVILVGVGYAGALATWARQRFPNIIDGAWGAGATVLASFDFQEHAVDVGSMIRRFGGDDCHSLLWVAFRTAQYLMDADRDETVTNLINTCEPIEPGNLLDQETLFYHLKLAVQEAMLEDQDTAKIRTVCETMLNATEGTALEDLGGWLRGYYANLPCMPFDFESNMEAGQVLAPGAPENSILGIRQTQYQACTEFGWFRTTDADDQPFGDRVTMHFFLEACRALFGDWVTDAVIYDGVRLTNLHYGGQDPRSTNVLFTNGEYDPNRFVSITSYINPLSYAYVVPDEFLFSEIYSIAEGDSPELVAIKTSIQQYITLWQGQGLTPV
- the LOC131271433 gene encoding putative serine protease K12H4.7, with protein sequence MKLSGLLVLVTSCCTLAAIVPKRVAAPYLFDKLRRTSFASVANPHSTANITEEFFTTAVDHFNHQHQATWNNRYLSMMDHFVPTGPVLIFLAGDVPVAGSMIDESTLINEMARDLGGAVFALETRFYGESLPTEDLSVDNLRLLNTDQILADVADFVVHLRRTVIGNPFAHVLVVGTGLGGGLATWFRVRYPHLTDAAWSSSGYVNAVYDFQDFSSSWANTAIEFGSQECYNRIFIAFHVAQNLIDAGFARLMYEKFNICEPIDGDDRIHVAYFFSVLMTSVEVYTLRSGNLADFTTVCQEITDDTFPTSLDAYAYWFNKRFDEDIGCVIVDLDTVAESFRDVSPTDEINASGARQFLYQQCTEFGWFFTTDSDLQPFGERIQMELYYELCRRVFGDWVTPEVMYWATDRTNNRFGGSSPNVMQVHFTNGAQDPWRYTSVVDDLNVYAQADVIPRELAGSDLGAISEENDSAELLDVKRRLKEILAGYLFPFNPRRSEL
- the LOC131271440 gene encoding thymus-specific serine protease-like, which translates into the protein MKTLFIALLAIGALCSDVVSSSSQRMVREGWFETRVDHFNPRNQDTFAMRYYMNDEFAYGRGPIFVVVGAAGPIQTRWITEGLFYDTAYLEGAYLFTNELRYFGYSLPVEDASSENMDFLNADQALADLAEWITYLKENVVRNPSAKVILMGTAYGGALATWFRQKYPHLANGVWVSSGAIQADFAFAGYNEALGESIRQYGSDACYSTIWSGFRVAQNMATLGLTELLSTEFHLCESLDTENEQDVRAFLLGLRDNIEFEMLHLRNTNAIREMCEELEEERDSSLNALIDWFAREHQYEQCVDMNFDSYMAPYLETNFNAAPLQAGHRQRLYLQCTEEGFFPTTESEEQPFGNLIDRSFFAAVCQSAFGEWLTEEVIERQLRSTNTRFGGLNPAIERGHFTNGGVDPYRVGSLLEDLNEKTPATLIPGTFVSPDLDSIDYEYDSEELIAAKERTRTLIDTWIFEDFEPIHQHV